From Verrucomicrobiota bacterium, a single genomic window includes:
- a CDS encoding SprT family zinc-dependent metalloprotease yields MNISYEVVRSPRRKKLSITVERDRSIIVHAPNEATDASIRQAVESKRQWLFEKVNHVQKYQDRPHAPGKEIANGESILYLGSTYQIELVKDKFSGIQLLDKLLLPAAYQSNGGVFLRKWYLKEANAKILPRVIKHAKELGVTFSDAKIVDNSYRWGSCTTKDNVTFNWRLIKAPMFVVDYIIIHELAHLLETNHTPRFWNIVRAKSPKAEKAKTWLKEHGHLLEEEI; encoded by the coding sequence ATGAATATCAGTTATGAAGTCGTCCGCTCTCCCAGGCGGAAAAAGTTGAGTATCACCGTAGAACGGGATCGATCGATAATCGTCCATGCACCGAATGAAGCGACTGATGCTTCGATACGTCAGGCTGTGGAAAGTAAACGACAGTGGCTGTTTGAAAAAGTTAACCACGTCCAGAAGTATCAGGATCGCCCGCACGCTCCAGGCAAAGAAATAGCCAACGGTGAGTCCATTTTGTATCTCGGAAGTACTTACCAGATAGAGTTGGTCAAAGATAAGTTTTCCGGCATTCAACTTCTGGATAAGTTATTATTACCTGCGGCATACCAATCCAATGGGGGCGTTTTTTTGCGGAAATGGTATTTAAAGGAGGCAAATGCAAAGATACTTCCAAGAGTAATTAAACATGCCAAAGAGCTCGGTGTTACTTTCTCGGATGCCAAGATAGTGGATAATAGTTATCGCTGGGGTTCGTGCACGACGAAAGACAATGTGACTTTTAATTGGCGACTGATAAAAGCGCCCATGTTCGTAGTGGATTATATCATCATCCACGAATTGGCCCATTTACTGGAAACCAATCATACTCCGCGTTTCTGGAACATTGTTAGAGCCAAATCACCCAAAGCAGAAAAAGCGAAAACCTGGTTGAAAGAGCACGGGCACCTTTTGGAGGAAGAGATATAG